In the genome of Planococcus donghaensis, the window ATCGAACCAAGTTCAGACAAAACATGTTCGACTGCGGCATTTACCGAATTTTGGTCTGCAACATCAGCTACTGCAAAAACAGTTTTCACACCATATTGCTCAAGTTCAGCTACTACTTTTTCCAAGTTTTCAGCAGTACGTCCAACAAGTCCAACGTTTATGCCTTCTGCTGCAAAAGCGATAGCTGTAGAACGACCAATTCCTCTACCAGCACCTGTAATTAATGCGTTTTTACCTGTTAAGTTTTGCATATAAATAGCTCCTTTTTTCGTAAATTGATTTCCTTCATTAGTGTAGCAAAGTATTGATAGAAATTCTAAATAGAGAACTCGAGAATCACTTATCTTCGGCCTACGTTTTTCTTCATAGGAAAACTTTCGACAAAAAAACAGCAGAATAATTTCTGCTGTTAAAGTCATCGCTATTCGAGAAATTGCGTATCAGTTAATAGTGCGAAATCAGGTTGCTCTTTTAGGAATTTTAAATCGAAAGAGGAATCTCCGAATGCTTGGATTTCTTCAGAAGCAAGAGCCGTATCGAAAATCATGTTCTCCCAAGCGCCATCTATTATGGAAGCTTCCAATTTTTGTCCAGTGATGTCATCGATTGTGGCAATGGTTATTTCTTTAGCTTGGTCCGGGTTTTCAGCGATAAATTCAGTAGCTTCTTTATGAGCATTGACAATCCCTTGAACCATTTCCGGGTTTTCTTTAATCAATTCACTAGAAGTTACCAAGACAGAAGCAGGCAATGTCGTACCGAATGAAATTTCATCTGGTTCGATAATAACTTTTGCGCCAGTATTTTGTTTTAGTACAGATGCCCAAGGTTCAGGAGCAACTGCAACGTCCACTTTTTCAGTAGCAAATAAAGCTTCGTATTGAGCCGGATTGCCTGTTTGATGCAACATTTCTCCACCGATGCGGTTTGAAGTAATGCCTTGTTCTTTCATGAATGTTTCGAATTGCACATCATGAGTGCACCCGACACGAGGCGTGATAAATGTCTTGCCAGCGAAATCATCAACAGAATCGATGCCGCTACCATTTCTAGCCATGACTACGGTCCCGCCTGAAGCACCACCAGCAATCATCGTTACATCTGCACCGTTTGTATAATTGTTCATTGCCGGACCTGGTCCAACAAGACCAGCATCAATATCACCAGTTTTTAAGGCAGTCATAAAATCCGCACCATCAGCAAACGTAACATAATCGACAGTTGTGCCATCTGCCAAGTTTTTTTCATACAATTTCTGGTCTTTGGCAATCATAGCAGGTACATGATCTAGGTTTGGAAAATAACCGATAGTCACGGATGATGAATCTTCGCTCGCATCTGGTGAACCACAAGCCGTCAAAGTGCCTGCTAGTGTAAGGGGTACAATAAGTGAGATAAATCGTTTCATAAGATAGATTCCTCCTGTAATTTAAATGTAGTGTAAGTAGTTAATCCATATAATTCAAACCCGAATCTTGAAGGGGAGTACAGAAGTAAAAGGATTTATAGTGTTGTTATTGATAAATTTTATGTTTCCAATCCCCAGCGCTTAAGAACATTCTTTTCAATTCGTTGGAATATCATCAAGTCAACAACCGCCCCAACGACTCCTATAATGATCATCACTCCGATAACCAATGACATATTACCAAAATCAGAAGCGTATCGTAATGTATAGCCGAGACCGGGACCAGAGCTAAGCAGTTCCCCAGCCATCAAGGCTCGCCAAGCAAACGCCCATGCTAAACGTGCACCTGTCACAAAATAGGGAACAGAGGCAGGAATAATTACTTTGATGAATAAATCCAAGCCGTTCGATCCCATGGTACGAGCAGCTTTGATAAATAAAGGATCAACATTTTTGATGCCTGTTCTGACATTCAAGATCATAACGAAAGTTCCACCCAGAATGACAACGAAAATGATAGAGCCTTCACCAAGTCCAAACCACATCATGGCTAAAGGAAGCCAGACAATGCTGGGTACACTTTGCAAAGCAAGTACTAAGGTGCCAAGTGTTTCATCTGCGGTATTAGAGCGTGCCAGTAAAATACCGATACTTGTTCCGATTAAAATAGCGGCAACCAAACCAATAAGCAATCTACGAAAGCTAGCCATCAAGTCATAGACTAGTGTCATATCCGAAAATCCAGCCATTAAAGAATCATAGACGCTGAAAGGAGAAGGAAGTATGGTTTCGTGCCAGAGTTCAAAGCGGGACCCTAGCTCCCAAAAGACAATAAGTACGGCGAAGAAGATTAGTCGTTTAACTGTCGGCTTCATATGACTGCTCCTCTTCGATGACTTTGTCAATTTCTGTTTTCAATAAAGCCATAATTTGTTCTTCTAATGCACCGATTTGTTGTCGATGTTGTTCACGGGGCCTAGGGATATCAACTGTAATATCAGTCAATATTGTTCCGGGTCTCGTACCCATCACAATAATTCGATCAGACAGTTTGATCGACTCTGAAATACTGTGAGTTACAAATACAATGGTTTTTTGGGTATCTATCCAAATTTCCTCCAGCTGTCTGTGCAGGCGACTTCTCGTTTGTTCATCTAGTGCACCGAACGGCTCGTCCATCAATAAAACAGCAGGATCCATTGCTAGGGACCTTGCAATTGATACACGCTGTTGCATGCCACCGGATAGTTCATGAGGATAATGAGTAGGGTAATTACTGAGTTGCACCATTTTCAAAAAGTGTTGTGCACGCTTCAATCCTTCACTTTTAGATAATTCTTTGCGTAATGGAAACATGACATTTTCAGCAACGTTCATCCAAGGAAACAGGGCAGCTTGCTGAAATACCATTCCTCTATCTTTTCCTGGTTTCACAACTTTTTTCCCATTTACGATAATTTCTCCTGATGTTGAGCTAGTGAGTCCGGCAATCATTGATAAAAAAGTGGATTTTCCACAGCCAGAAGGGCCTAGAATAGAAATAAACTGTCCTTTTGGAATCGAGAGGTTGATATCATTTAAGACAGTAATGGGTTTGTTATTTTTATCAAAATAAACTTTGTTGATATTCTTTGCTTCAATAAACATCGTCAATCACCTATGTAAAACCTACCTTTCCTATCGGATATTATATTAAAGTATAGTAAAGTGGTAGGTATTGTCAACATTATAATGAAAATATTTCGATAACAAACATAAAAAGTATGCGGGCAACTGGATAGAAATACTTTATCCACAAAAAAACAAGCAGATCCGAAATTTCCGGTCTGCCTGTATTAGTGGTGAAAATTATATAAGCTGAAGTTAAAAACTAGCTGTTGTAAATTTGTAATGTATATAGATAGAGTCTATTCTTCGAAAAGATTCATGCTCAAATAACGTTCTCCCGTATCAGGAGCGATGCACAAAACTTTTTTGCCGCTGCCAAGACGTTTTGCAAGTTCGATTGCTGCATAAATGGTGGCACCTGCAGACGGTCCGACAAAAATACCTTCTTCACGAGCAACTCGTTTGAAGATTTCAATCGCATCTTCATCTTGAATCGCCATAATTTCATCGTATATTTTCGTATTTAGGATATTTGGTATAAATCCAGGGCTCGTTCCTACTAATTTGTGTTTACCAGGCTTCCCACCAGACAACACAGGCGATCCTTTTGGTTCTACAACTGCGATATAAAGCTCCGGCAAATGTTCTTTTAACGTTTCACCGGTGCCTGTAATGGTACCGCCAGTTCCAGCTGATGCTACAAATGCATCTAATTGGCCGTTCATTTGCTCTAAAATTTCTAGCGCAGTTGTTGTTCGGTGAATATCTGGATTGGCTTTGTTTTCGAATTGTTGTGGGATGAAACTGTTTGGGATTTCCTTCTGTAACTCAAGTGCTTTGCTAATTGCGCCAGGCATTTTTGCATCACTTGGCGTTAAAACGACTTCAGAACCAAATGCTTTCAATAAGTTGATTCGCTCTTTTGTTGCGTTATCTGGTAACACTAGAATAGAGCGGTATCCTTTTGCAGCAGCAACCATAGCGAGACCAATTCCCGTATTGCCACTCGTTGGTTCGATGATGGTAGCCCCTTCTTTGAGCAAGCCATCTTCTTCAGCCATCTTAATCATATTATATGCAGCACGGTCTTTAACACTTTTAGAAGGATTAAACATTTCGAGTTTTACATAAACATCGGCAGCCCCTTCTGGAACAATGCGATTCAATTTGACAACGGGTGTGTCACCAATCAATTCAGTAATATTATTATATGGTTTCATGGAGAAAACAACCTTTCTTAAGTAGCGGTATTTGTCATCTGCTTGTTTGTATGTTCTTTTTAACTAGTCCGTCAGTGAATGTATTCTAATGGACGGGCTGGAGTCTAAACTTTATTGTACTAGTATAGCGCATATTTGTTAATCATATTGGTTTTGTCGGCTTAAAATAGATGAGCTTAAAATGATATAAATTCCTGTAGTTGTCATGACGGTGAGGCTTGAACAACGATTAAATGACCCGGAATTATGTATCATTACTCCTATATGGACTGCTTTAATGCTCAATAAGCTTGGCCAAAAAATGTGGCTATATAAGATGGTTCGCTAAACGAGTGGGGAGAGATCCAACTTGTCCACTTGGAACCGAAAAAGAAAAACCGCAATGCCTCAAATGAACTGACCCAAAAGGCATTGCGGTTTTTTATTACTCTTTAACAGCTACTTGAATATGTTGGAAAGTTGCAACGTCAAACAAACCGCAGTCGGTTAATTTTAAATGAGGAATCACAGGTAAAGATAAAAAAGACAATGTTAAAAAGGCATTAAAATGAGTAGGTGCTCCTATTTGCAAAAGACTATCATCAAGAACTTTTAGTTGTTCGTAAACTGTTTCAAATGGTTCTTCTGACATTAATCCGGCAATTGCTAAAGATACACTTGTTAATAGTTCTCCATCTTGAACAACGACCAGTCCACCGTTAATTTGTTGCACAGCTTCAACTGCAGCTTTAATGTCTCTGTCCGTTGTGCCAACAGCGATAATATTATGTGAATCGTGTGCAACTGTAGTGGCAATCGCTCCATTTTTTAAACCAAGCCCTTGAACAATGCCTAAACCAATATTACCAGTAGCCCGGTGACGTTCAACTACAGCCATTTTTAAAAGATCTTTGTCTGTATTTGAAACAAAGACCCCACCCAGTTGTGGCACTTCTAAAACTAAATGCTCGGTGATGAGATTATTCGGATTAATGCCGATCACATGAGCTTTTGTACTGTCTCCCATAGGAATCTGGAAGCTAGCAAGAGACAATTCTGCAATACGAACAGTATCCTGAACGGCTAGTGAGTCACTTTTACTTTTCGAGGGGCCAACATACTTGCCGTTTTGTGCTGCTGCTTGACCGCCCTTATAAACCGCTGAAATGGTGAATTCATCGAGGCTATCAAGCAACAGAAAGTCGGCATCATAACCTGGCGCAATGGCGCCTTTTTGTCGCAACCCAAAGCATTGCGCCGCATTAAAGCTAGCCATGGAAATAGCGGTAATCGGTGCAATGCCTTGTTTAATAGCTGTTCGAACATTAAAGTCGATACTGCCTTCTTCTATTAAATCATCTAAATGTTTGTCGTCTGTACAGAACAAACAACGATGAGCATTTTGTTCAGTTACACCTTCAAGTAAAGTCTCCAAATTTTTAGCGACAGAACCTTCACGAAGCATGACGTACATGCCGCGCTCAAGGCGTATAAGCATTTCTTCTTTTGTTACGCACTCGTGATCAGTTAAGATTCCTGCAGTGCCGTAAACATTAATGTCAAGTGCAGTGAGACCTGCAGCATGCCCATCAATTTGCTCGCTCAGCAGCAACTTATCAAGCATTGCTTCATCTGCCCGCATAACGGCTGGGAAGTCCATCACTTCTGCTAATCCCAGAACATGATCGCGTTGTAAAAAAGGTGCTAAATCTTCAGCTGTTAGTCGGGCCCCTGCATTTTCAAAAGAAGTAGAAGGGACACATGACGGCAACATAAACTTAATATCGAGTAGGGTTGTTTCCGCATCTTTCAACATAAATTCGAGACCTGCTGTTCCGCTAACATTGGCAATTTCATGTGGGTCTGTAACAACGGTCGTTACCCCATGAGGCAAGACAACTTGTGAAAATTGTTGCGGTGTGACCATAGACGACTCGATATGAACATGAGCATCAATCAAGCCCGGAGCAATATATTTTCCAGATGCATCAATTTCTTCGTAGCCTTCATAATGACCAATGCCAACAATCATACCATCACTGATTGCTACATCCCCTGTAGTTAAGGTTTTTGTAAAAACATTGACGATTGAAGCGTTGCGTATTATCAAATCGGCTTTTCTTTTTTTATTGGCAGCATCGATTCGATTTTTTAGCTGAGTTTTATTCATATGGCTAGGACTCCTTTAGGATAAATTTAAAGTGTTTAATTTGGACAAACTGGAGATACGACTTTATTTAAGAACTAAGCTTTGGCTTATTCTACAGGAGATGGATAATTTGCTCTAGTATAATTGAGGAATTATGAAATAAGAAGTAAACTGTGGCAAATAGGGGTGTGAAGAAAACTTAACAAAAATAACCACTAGCAGCTTTAAAGAGCGAAAGCAAAGTTGCTAGTGGCATATAAATTCATACTATTTATGGAACATAAAGCTCTCCTTGCCCGACAACAATTGCGGTGCCTCCAATTTTAACTTCTTCAAATTGTTGGTTGTTTTTGTGAATCATAATATCGATGAAACTAGGTCTTCCCATTTCAAAACCTTGTTCGCTCCTTATTACATAATTGCCATCGGCTTTTTCATCAATTGCCCCATGTTCTACTAAAAATGCTCCTAAAGGGCCGCTAGCAGCGCCGGTTGCTGGATCTTCAGAAATACCCATGGCAGGAGCAAACATGCGACAATGAACAGTAGAGTCGTCGTATTCGGTTTCTGTTGTAAAGGCGAATATGTGCTGGCGATCGAGATTGCGACTAAAGTGGCGCTCCCAGACATCCGTTCTAAAATTGATTTCTCTCATCGCAGCAATTGAGCGGAGGGGAACAAATAAGAATGGCAATCCAGAAGAAACAGTTTGTATTGGGAGATGGGGATCCAATTCTCCCTTTGCCAATGATAGTAAATCTGCAACCAAAGCCTGTCTGGTTAATATTTCACCGAAAACAGGAATCGGTTGAATCATTTCAACTTTGGTAATTTTTTCTTTGTTTAAAGAAACGGCTACAGAGATGTCTCCATGCTCTTCTTCAAAAACCCACTTATTAACCCCATCTTGGGTAGGTAGCATTTTCAAATAAGCCATCACAAAAGCTGTGCCAATTGTAGGATGACCTGCAATTGGTAATTCGACTTGAGGCGTGAAAATCCGGAGATTGATTTGATTTTGTGGCTTGGTAGGCGGGCAAATAAACGCAGTTTCTGATAAGTTTAACTCGTTAGCAATCTGTTGCATGGTTTTTGTCGTTAAT includes:
- a CDS encoding ABC transporter substrate-binding protein, which gives rise to MKRFISLIVPLTLAGTLTACGSPDASEDSSSVTIGYFPNLDHVPAMIAKDQKLYEKNLADGTTVDYVTFADGADFMTALKTGDIDAGLVGPGPAMNNYTNGADVTMIAGGASGGTVVMARNGSGIDSVDDFAGKTFITPRVGCTHDVQFETFMKEQGITSNRIGGEMLHQTGNPAQYEALFATEKVDVAVAPEPWASVLKQNTGAKVIIEPDEISFGTTLPASVLVTSSELIKENPEMVQGIVNAHKEATEFIAENPDQAKEITIATIDDITGQKLEASIIDGAWENMIFDTALASEEIQAFGDSSFDLKFLKEQPDFALLTDTQFLE
- a CDS encoding ABC transporter permease; this translates as MKPTVKRLIFFAVLIVFWELGSRFELWHETILPSPFSVYDSLMAGFSDMTLVYDLMASFRRLLIGLVAAILIGTSIGILLARSNTADETLGTLVLALQSVPSIVWLPLAMMWFGLGEGSIIFVVILGGTFVMILNVRTGIKNVDPLFIKAARTMGSNGLDLFIKVIIPASVPYFVTGARLAWAFAWRALMAGELLSSGPGLGYTLRYASDFGNMSLVIGVMIIIGVVGAVVDLMIFQRIEKNVLKRWGLET
- a CDS encoding ABC transporter ATP-binding protein, with protein sequence MFIEAKNINKVYFDKNNKPITVLNDINLSIPKGQFISILGPSGCGKSTFLSMIAGLTSSTSGEIIVNGKKVVKPGKDRGMVFQQAALFPWMNVAENVMFPLRKELSKSEGLKRAQHFLKMVQLSNYPTHYPHELSGGMQQRVSIARSLAMDPAVLLMDEPFGALDEQTRSRLHRQLEEIWIDTQKTIVFVTHSISESIKLSDRIIVMGTRPGTILTDITVDIPRPREQHRQQIGALEEQIMALLKTEIDKVIEEEQSYEADS
- the cysK gene encoding cysteine synthase A: MKPYNNITELIGDTPVVKLNRIVPEGAADVYVKLEMFNPSKSVKDRAAYNMIKMAEEDGLLKEGATIIEPTSGNTGIGLAMVAAAKGYRSILVLPDNATKERINLLKAFGSEVVLTPSDAKMPGAISKALELQKEIPNSFIPQQFENKANPDIHRTTTALEILEQMNGQLDAFVASAGTGGTITGTGETLKEHLPELYIAVVEPKGSPVLSGGKPGKHKLVGTSPGFIPNILNTKIYDEIMAIQDEDAIEIFKRVAREEGIFVGPSAGATIYAAIELAKRLGSGKKVLCIAPDTGERYLSMNLFEE
- the ade gene encoding adenine deaminase, encoding MNKTQLKNRIDAANKKRKADLIIRNASIVNVFTKTLTTGDVAISDGMIVGIGHYEGYEEIDASGKYIAPGLIDAHVHIESSMVTPQQFSQVVLPHGVTTVVTDPHEIANVSGTAGLEFMLKDAETTLLDIKFMLPSCVPSTSFENAGARLTAEDLAPFLQRDHVLGLAEVMDFPAVMRADEAMLDKLLLSEQIDGHAAGLTALDINVYGTAGILTDHECVTKEEMLIRLERGMYVMLREGSVAKNLETLLEGVTEQNAHRCLFCTDDKHLDDLIEEGSIDFNVRTAIKQGIAPITAISMASFNAAQCFGLRQKGAIAPGYDADFLLLDSLDEFTISAVYKGGQAAAQNGKYVGPSKSKSDSLAVQDTVRIAELSLASFQIPMGDSTKAHVIGINPNNLITEHLVLEVPQLGGVFVSNTDKDLLKMAVVERHRATGNIGLGIVQGLGLKNGAIATTVAHDSHNIIAVGTTDRDIKAAVEAVQQINGGLVVVQDGELLTSVSLAIAGLMSEEPFETVYEQLKVLDDSLLQIGAPTHFNAFLTLSFLSLPVIPHLKLTDCGLFDVATFQHIQVAVKE
- a CDS encoding PhzF family phenazine biosynthesis protein, whose translation is MKTLKYTLVDVFTTQSFGGNQLAVFHDGSGLTTKTMQQIANELNLSETAFICPPTKPQNQINLRIFTPQVELPIAGHPTIGTAFVMAYLKMLPTQDGVNKWVFEEEHGDISVAVSLNKEKITKVEMIQPIPVFGEILTRQALVADLLSLAKGELDPHLPIQTVSSGLPFLFVPLRSIAAMREINFRTDVWERHFSRNLDRQHIFAFTTETEYDDSTVHCRMFAPAMGISEDPATGAASGPLGAFLVEHGAIDEKADGNYVIRSEQGFEMGRPSFIDIMIHKNNQQFEEVKIGGTAIVVGQGELYVP